A genomic region of Leptolyngbya sp. NIES-2104 contains the following coding sequences:
- a CDS encoding sulfite exporter TauE/SafE family protein, with translation MEYVLLTSLSFGVGIVVGLTGIGGASLITPMLVFLFQVPPSVAVSSDVVAATLMKVIGGAKHWRQQTVDCTAVKWLAMGSVPGSLFGVTLLHRWRNIESFNLDELLLHLIGYAILLVAATALVQLLLMTFAPEWELPTLPKLNLETWKGRGNAIALGAVLGCIVGLTSVSSGSMFALVLIAFFQLDARKLVGTDLAQAAILLTFTSIGHLTLGTVDWGLVIPIWLGSVPGVLIGARLCKLIPQRPLRFCIYLLLVMVSWKLAHTA, from the coding sequence ATGGAGTATGTATTACTAACTTCGCTGAGCTTTGGAGTCGGAATTGTAGTAGGACTCACTGGAATCGGGGGCGCGTCACTGATTACGCCGATGTTAGTGTTTTTGTTTCAAGTGCCTCCTTCGGTTGCGGTCAGTTCTGATGTGGTGGCTGCAACTTTGATGAAAGTAATTGGCGGGGCGAAACACTGGAGGCAGCAAACAGTCGATTGTACTGCTGTGAAATGGTTAGCGATGGGAAGTGTACCCGGATCGCTGTTTGGTGTGACGTTGCTGCATCGGTGGCGCAATATTGAGAGCTTCAATTTAGATGAATTATTGTTGCATCTAATCGGGTATGCGATTTTACTAGTAGCGGCGACTGCTTTGGTGCAATTGTTGCTGATGACGTTTGCGCCTGAGTGGGAATTGCCGACGTTACCTAAGTTGAATTTGGAAACGTGGAAAGGGCGAGGAAATGCGATCGCACTTGGCGCAGTTCTCGGTTGTATTGTTGGACTGACTAGCGTTTCGTCAGGCTCGATGTTCGCGCTGGTCTTGATTGCGTTCTTTCAGCTTGATGCTCGGAAGCTCGTCGGAACGGATTTAGCTCAGGCGGCGATTTTACTGACGTTTACATCGATCGGGCATTTGACACTCGGAACTGTAGACTGGGGCTTGGTGATTCCGATTTGGTTGGGTTCTGTACCGGGAGTGTTGATTGGTGCAAGACTTTGTAAGCTGATACCACAACGCCCGCTACGGTTTTGTATCTATCTATTGTTAGTGATGGTGAGTTGGAAGTTAGCACACACCGCTTAA
- a CDS encoding NIL domain-containing protein produces the protein MTPLRYQPLNRVRLRLEIPASYYQEPILSRLVSQFKLVVNIIEAQLSRENTIDSYCDIELRGTPQQINQGLNYLKSLNVQIVGKPNTVEEDWY, from the coding sequence ATGACCCCACTGAGATATCAACCTTTGAATCGTGTTCGACTTCGGTTAGAAATTCCGGCTTCGTATTATCAAGAACCCATTCTTTCACGTTTAGTTTCACAGTTTAAGCTCGTTGTGAATATTATCGAAGCTCAGCTTAGTCGAGAGAATACGATCGACAGCTATTGCGATATAGAACTACGCGGAACCCCGCAGCAAATTAACCAAGGATTAAACTATCTCAAGTCTTTGAACGTTCAGATCGTGGGAAAACCGAATACTGTTGAGGAAGATTGGTACTGA
- a CDS encoding Rrf2 family transcriptional regulator, producing the protein MQANFQMCTLLELSAKVEYTLLALLELASHLHHPYPLTAAAINEKHQIPERYLEQILATLRRGGLVHSHRGSKGGFVLAREPHEITLLDVVTLMDGERKQRNLDAASTVEREMIYKIWQENDLRSQQFLSTITLKDLRQQRDALLQANPMYYI; encoded by the coding sequence ATGCAAGCGAACTTTCAGATGTGTACCCTGCTCGAACTGTCTGCCAAGGTTGAATATACGTTGCTGGCGCTTCTAGAACTCGCAAGCCACCTTCATCATCCTTATCCACTGACGGCAGCGGCAATTAATGAAAAGCATCAAATCCCTGAACGATATCTTGAGCAGATTCTAGCCACCTTGAGACGGGGCGGACTCGTTCACAGTCATCGCGGCTCGAAAGGTGGATTTGTTCTGGCACGTGAACCGCATGAGATTACGTTGCTCGATGTTGTGACGCTGATGGACGGTGAACGTAAACAGCGAAATCTTGATGCAGCATCCACGGTCGAGCGGGAAATGATTTACAAAATTTGGCAGGAAAACGATTTGCGATCGCAGCAGTTTTTATCGACTATCACCCTTAAAGATCTCCGCCAACAGAGAGATGCTCTCCTGCAAGCAAATCCAATGTACTATATTTAA
- a CDS encoding prohibitin family protein produces the protein MPKNNQESQIAFKVILVLLCLALLSSFFAIVNAGERGVLMRFGAVQDTVLSEGIHPILPIVYTVEKLSVRVQSQEISAEASSRDLQNVYADVALNWHIIPTEAHRLYQEIGNKQAVIERIISPAVEEVLKAVMAKYTAEAIVTERGTVKAEVDQALTKRLQPYHIAVDDLSLVHIKFSERFREAVEAKQVAEQEAKRAEFVALRAVREAEAIANRARGEAAAQQLLQPGLTPEILQRQAIEKWNGNLPLIVGGEGVKLFDLKQLVETGQK, from the coding sequence GTGCCAAAGAATAACCAAGAGTCTCAAATTGCTTTCAAAGTCATTTTGGTTTTGCTTTGTTTAGCATTGCTTTCGAGCTTTTTCGCGATTGTCAATGCGGGAGAGCGCGGTGTTTTGATGCGATTTGGTGCGGTGCAGGACACGGTATTATCAGAAGGCATTCATCCCATTTTACCGATCGTTTATACCGTTGAGAAATTGAGTGTTCGCGTTCAGAGTCAAGAAATTTCCGCAGAAGCCTCTTCTAGAGACTTGCAGAATGTGTATGCCGATGTTGCCCTCAATTGGCACATCATTCCAACGGAAGCTCATCGACTGTATCAGGAGATCGGGAATAAGCAAGCGGTGATCGAGCGAATTATTAGTCCAGCCGTGGAAGAAGTGCTTAAAGCGGTAATGGCGAAGTATACGGCAGAAGCGATTGTTACAGAACGGGGAACGGTCAAAGCGGAAGTGGATCAGGCATTAACAAAACGATTACAGCCGTATCATATTGCAGTTGATGATTTGTCGTTAGTACATATCAAATTTTCGGAGCGGTTTCGCGAAGCAGTAGAAGCGAAACAAGTTGCAGAACAAGAAGCAAAACGGGCAGAATTTGTCGCACTCAGAGCAGTAAGAGAGGCAGAAGCGATCGCGAATCGTGCCAGAGGAGAAGCCGCCGCTCAACAATTATTACAACCAGGATTAACGCCTGAGATACTGCAAAGACAAGCGATCGAGAAATGGAATGGAAATCTACCGCTGATCGTAGGTGGTGAAGGAGTGAAACTTTTTGATCTGAAGCAATTGGTTGAAACAGGTCAAAAATAA
- a CDS encoding sulfate/molybdate ABC transporter ATP-binding protein, producing MGIEIQDVSKHYGSFHAVDRVNLSIKTDSLVALLGPSGSGKSTLLRMIAGLEQPDEGRIALLGRDATHIPVQKRNIGFVFQHYALFKHLTIRQNIGFALDLRKTSKARVRERVEELLALIQLQGLGDRYPSQLSGGQRQRVALARALAVQPQVLLLDEPFGALDAKVRKELRTWLRHLHEEVSVTTVFVTHDQEEAMEVADEIVVMNQGKVEQVGTATDIYDHPASAFVMSFIGPVNVVPVHSGILPIGNKVLESDRVFLRPHDIDIDLTASADTVPAQVDRIVHLGWEVIVEVRLESGELITVNLGRDRFNQIELRSDQRVHLKPKSVKTFPAYALK from the coding sequence GTGGGAATCGAAATTCAAGATGTATCGAAGCACTACGGATCGTTTCACGCGGTCGATCGAGTTAATCTCAGCATTAAAACAGATTCTTTAGTGGCGCTGCTAGGTCCTTCAGGATCGGGAAAATCCACCTTACTGAGAATGATCGCGGGACTGGAGCAACCCGACGAGGGGCGAATTGCTCTACTCGGACGCGATGCCACTCACATCCCCGTACAGAAACGGAACATTGGATTTGTGTTTCAGCACTATGCCTTGTTCAAACATCTGACAATTCGGCAGAATATTGGATTCGCGCTGGATCTTCGCAAGACTTCCAAAGCCAGAGTTCGGGAGCGGGTAGAGGAATTGTTGGCGCTGATTCAACTGCAAGGACTAGGCGATCGCTATCCATCTCAGCTATCAGGTGGACAGCGGCAGCGGGTAGCGCTGGCGCGGGCGTTGGCGGTTCAACCTCAAGTGTTACTGCTCGATGAACCTTTTGGGGCGTTGGATGCGAAGGTGCGGAAAGAGCTTCGGACTTGGTTGCGTCACTTGCATGAAGAAGTGAGTGTGACGACTGTTTTTGTGACGCACGATCAAGAAGAAGCGATGGAAGTGGCAGATGAAATTGTGGTGATGAATCAAGGGAAAGTCGAGCAGGTGGGAACTGCAACCGATATCTATGATCATCCAGCGAGTGCGTTTGTGATGAGCTTTATTGGTCCGGTCAACGTTGTTCCGGTACATTCGGGAATTCTGCCGATCGGTAATAAGGTGTTGGAGAGCGATCGCGTCTTTTTACGTCCGCATGACATTGACATTGATCTAACCGCGTCGGCTGATACGGTTCCGGCACAAGTCGATCGTATTGTGCATCTGGGCTGGGAAGTCATCGTCGAAGTCCGGTTGGAATCTGGGGAATTGATCACAGTGAATTTGGGGCGCGATCGATTTAATCAGATTGAACTGCGATCGGATCAACGGGTTCATCTCAAGCCGAAGTCAGTGAAAACGTTTCCGGCTTATGCACTGAAATAG